From a single Ornithorhynchus anatinus isolate Pmale09 chromosome 4, mOrnAna1.pri.v4, whole genome shotgun sequence genomic region:
- the IDH3B gene encoding isocitrate dehydrogenase [NAD] subunit beta, mitochondrial isoform X1 → MAWLSRTGPLLRGASRGSRVTVLTVLPPPQALGPRRGLPTSARASPRPQGEPVQVEGAFPVTMLPGDGVGPELMHAVKEVFKAAAVPVEFQEHHLSEVQNMASEEKLDQVLDSMKQNKVALIGKIHTPMEYKGELASYDMRLRRKLDLFANVVHVKSLPGYKTRHNNLDLVIIREQTEGEYSSLEHESARGVIECLKIVTRAKSQRIAKFAFDYATKQGRCKVTAVHKANIMKLGDGLFLQCCEEVAELYPKVQFETMIIDNCCMQLVQNPYQFDVLVMPNLYGNIIDNLAAGLVGGAGVVPGESYSAEYAVFETGARHPFAQAVGRNIANPTAMLLSATNMLRHLNLEYHSNLISDAVKKVIKVGKVRTADMGGYATAQDFTRAVIASLAQPPRPS, encoded by the exons ATGGCCTGGCTGAGCAGGACCGGCCCGCTGCTGCGGGGGGCGTCGCGGGGGTCAAGGGTCACGGTGCTGACGGTCCTGCCCCCCCCGCAGGCCCTCGGACCCCGCCGGGGCCTGCCCACCTCCGCCCGGGCCTCCCCGCGCCCGCAG GGGGAGccggtgcaggtggagggggcgtTCCCGGTGACCATGCTGCCCGGGGACGGCGTGGGACCCGAGCTCATGCATGCGGTCAAGGAGGTCTTCAAG GCCGCCGCTGTCCCCGTGGAGTTCCAGGAGCACCACCTGAGCGAGGTGCAGAACATGGCCTCCGAAGAGAAGCTGGACCAGGTGCTGGACTCCATGAAACAGAACAAGGTGGCCCTCATCG GGAAGATCCACACGCCGATGGAATACAAGGGAGAGTTGGCTTCCTACGACATGCGGCTCAG ACGCAAGCTGGACCTCTTCGCCAACGTGGTGCACGTGAAGAGTCTGCCCGGGTACAAGACGCGGCACAACAACCTGGACCTGGTCATCATCCGCGAGCAGACGGAGGGCGAGTACAGCTCCCTGGAGCACGAG AGCGCCCGGGGCGTCATCGAATGCCTGAAGATCGTCACGCGGGCCAAGTCGCAGCGCATTGCCAAGTTCGCCTTCGACTACGCCACCAAGCAGGGGCGCTGCAAGGTCACAGCTGTGCACAAGGCCAACATCAT GAAGCTGGGGGACGGGCTGTTCCTGCAGTGCTGCGAGGAGGTGGCCGAGCTCTACCCCAAGGTCCAGTTCGAGACGATGATCATCGACAACTGCTGCATGCAG ctGGTGCAGAACCCATACCAGTTCGACGTGCTGGTGATGCCCAACCTGTACGGCAACATCATCGACAACCTGGCggcggggctggtggggggcgcCGGCGTGGTCCCGGGCGAGAGCTACAGCGCCGAGTACGCCGTCTTTGAGACG GGTGCCCGCCATCCCTTCGCCCAGGCCGTGGGCAGGAACATCGCCAACCCCACTGCCATGCTGCTCTCCGCCACCAACATGCTGCGGCACCTCAA CCTGGAGTATCACTCGAACCTCATATCGGACGCCGTAAAGAAGGTGATCAAAGTCGGAAAA GTCCGCACCGCAGACATGGGCGGCTATGCCACAGCCCAGGACTTCACCCGGGCCGTCATCGCCAGCCTGGCCCAGCCTCCCCGCCCATCTTGA
- the IDH3B gene encoding isocitrate dehydrogenase [NAD] subunit beta, mitochondrial isoform X2, translated as MAWLSRTGPLLRGASRGSRVTVLTVLPPPQALGPRRGLPTSARASPRPQGEPVQVEGAFPVTMLPGDGVGPELMHAVKEVFKAAAVPVEFQEHHLSEVQNMASEEKLDQVLDSMKQNKVALIGKIHTPMEYKGELASYDMRLRRKLDLFANVVHVKSLPGYKTRHNNLDLVIIREQTEGEYSSLEHESARGVIECLKIVTRAKSQRIAKFAFDYATKQGRCKVTAVHKANIMKLGDGLFLQCCEEVAELYPKVQFETMIIDNCCMQLVQNPYQFDVLVMPNLYGNIIDNLAAGLVGGAGVVPGESYSAEYAVFETGARHPFAQAVGRNIANPTAMLLSATNMLRHLNLEYHSNLISDAVKKVIKVGKVRTRDMGGYSTTSDFIKSVIDHLHPQFGV; from the exons ATGGCCTGGCTGAGCAGGACCGGCCCGCTGCTGCGGGGGGCGTCGCGGGGGTCAAGGGTCACGGTGCTGACGGTCCTGCCCCCCCCGCAGGCCCTCGGACCCCGCCGGGGCCTGCCCACCTCCGCCCGGGCCTCCCCGCGCCCGCAG GGGGAGccggtgcaggtggagggggcgtTCCCGGTGACCATGCTGCCCGGGGACGGCGTGGGACCCGAGCTCATGCATGCGGTCAAGGAGGTCTTCAAG GCCGCCGCTGTCCCCGTGGAGTTCCAGGAGCACCACCTGAGCGAGGTGCAGAACATGGCCTCCGAAGAGAAGCTGGACCAGGTGCTGGACTCCATGAAACAGAACAAGGTGGCCCTCATCG GGAAGATCCACACGCCGATGGAATACAAGGGAGAGTTGGCTTCCTACGACATGCGGCTCAG ACGCAAGCTGGACCTCTTCGCCAACGTGGTGCACGTGAAGAGTCTGCCCGGGTACAAGACGCGGCACAACAACCTGGACCTGGTCATCATCCGCGAGCAGACGGAGGGCGAGTACAGCTCCCTGGAGCACGAG AGCGCCCGGGGCGTCATCGAATGCCTGAAGATCGTCACGCGGGCCAAGTCGCAGCGCATTGCCAAGTTCGCCTTCGACTACGCCACCAAGCAGGGGCGCTGCAAGGTCACAGCTGTGCACAAGGCCAACATCAT GAAGCTGGGGGACGGGCTGTTCCTGCAGTGCTGCGAGGAGGTGGCCGAGCTCTACCCCAAGGTCCAGTTCGAGACGATGATCATCGACAACTGCTGCATGCAG ctGGTGCAGAACCCATACCAGTTCGACGTGCTGGTGATGCCCAACCTGTACGGCAACATCATCGACAACCTGGCggcggggctggtggggggcgcCGGCGTGGTCCCGGGCGAGAGCTACAGCGCCGAGTACGCCGTCTTTGAGACG GGTGCCCGCCATCCCTTCGCCCAGGCCGTGGGCAGGAACATCGCCAACCCCACTGCCATGCTGCTCTCCGCCACCAACATGCTGCGGCACCTCAA CCTGGAGTATCACTCGAACCTCATATCGGACGCCGTAAAGAAGGTGATCAAAGTCGGAAAA GTGCGGACACGGGACATGGGCGGGTACAGCACCACCTCCGACTTCATCAAGTCTGTCATCGACCACCTGCACCCCCAGTTTGGGGTCTAA
- the IDH3B gene encoding isocitrate dehydrogenase [NAD] subunit beta, mitochondrial isoform X3, producing MAWLSRTGPLLRGASRGSRVTVLTVLPPPQALGPRRGLPTSARASPRPQGEPVQVEGAFPVTMLPGDGVGPELMHAVKEVFKAAAVPVEFQEHHLSEVQNMASEEKLDQVLDSMKQNKVALIGKIHTPMEYKGELASYDMRLRRKLDLFANVVHVKSLPGYKTRHNNLDLVIIREQTEGEYSSLEHESARGVIECLKIVTRAKSQRIAKFAFDYATKQGRCKVTAVHKANIMKLGDGLFLQCCEEVAELYPKVQFETMIIDNCCMQLVQNPYQFDVLVMPNLYGNIIDNLAAGLVGGAGVVPGESYSAEYAVFETGARHPFAQAVGRNIANPTAMLLSATNMLRHLKYKCTNVLTVPAAWSITRTSYRTP from the exons ATGGCCTGGCTGAGCAGGACCGGCCCGCTGCTGCGGGGGGCGTCGCGGGGGTCAAGGGTCACGGTGCTGACGGTCCTGCCCCCCCCGCAGGCCCTCGGACCCCGCCGGGGCCTGCCCACCTCCGCCCGGGCCTCCCCGCGCCCGCAG GGGGAGccggtgcaggtggagggggcgtTCCCGGTGACCATGCTGCCCGGGGACGGCGTGGGACCCGAGCTCATGCATGCGGTCAAGGAGGTCTTCAAG GCCGCCGCTGTCCCCGTGGAGTTCCAGGAGCACCACCTGAGCGAGGTGCAGAACATGGCCTCCGAAGAGAAGCTGGACCAGGTGCTGGACTCCATGAAACAGAACAAGGTGGCCCTCATCG GGAAGATCCACACGCCGATGGAATACAAGGGAGAGTTGGCTTCCTACGACATGCGGCTCAG ACGCAAGCTGGACCTCTTCGCCAACGTGGTGCACGTGAAGAGTCTGCCCGGGTACAAGACGCGGCACAACAACCTGGACCTGGTCATCATCCGCGAGCAGACGGAGGGCGAGTACAGCTCCCTGGAGCACGAG AGCGCCCGGGGCGTCATCGAATGCCTGAAGATCGTCACGCGGGCCAAGTCGCAGCGCATTGCCAAGTTCGCCTTCGACTACGCCACCAAGCAGGGGCGCTGCAAGGTCACAGCTGTGCACAAGGCCAACATCAT GAAGCTGGGGGACGGGCTGTTCCTGCAGTGCTGCGAGGAGGTGGCCGAGCTCTACCCCAAGGTCCAGTTCGAGACGATGATCATCGACAACTGCTGCATGCAG ctGGTGCAGAACCCATACCAGTTCGACGTGCTGGTGATGCCCAACCTGTACGGCAACATCATCGACAACCTGGCggcggggctggtggggggcgcCGGCGTGGTCCCGGGCGAGAGCTACAGCGCCGAGTACGCCGTCTTTGAGACG GGTGCCCGCCATCCCTTCGCCCAGGCCGTGGGCAGGAACATCGCCAACCCCACTGCCATGCTGCTCTCCGCCACCAACATGCTGCGGCACCTCAA ATACAAGTGCACGAACGTACTTACCGTCCCCGCAGCCTGGAGTATCACTCGAACCTCATATCGGACGCCGTAA
- the NOP56 gene encoding nucleolar protein 56 isoform X1 → MVLLHLLFEHAAGYALLALKEVEEIGLLLPQVEESVLNLVKFLNLVRLVAFSPFTSAQSALDNANAVSEGVVHEDLRLLLETNLPAKKKKVVLGVGDPKIGAAIQEELGYQCQTGGVVAEILRGIRLHFPSLVKGLTAASASKAQLGLGHSYSRSKVKFNVNRVDNMIIQAISLLDQLEKDINTFSMRVREWYGYHFPELVRIVSDSASYCRLAQLIGCRRELSEEKLEALEEVTMDSAKAQAILDASRSSMGMDISPIDLINIESFSRRVVSLSEYRLGLLQYLCSKMNQVAPSLAALIGEVVGARLISHAGSLTSLAKYPASTVQILGAEKALFRALKTRGNTPKYGLIFHSTFIGRAAAKNKGRISRYLANKCSIAARIDCFSEVPTSVFGEKLREQVEERLSFYETGEPPRKNLDVMKEAVLQAGEVVAEVRRKLAKKEKKRLKKQRRLQAAAAEDGGDVPEANGEETGQKRKKKKKRGSEPEENGVEEEEELETPKPKKRRKSEPPTEDPEPPPPKKSKKKKARAQSEED, encoded by the exons ATG gtcCTGTTGCACCTGCTCTTCGAGCACGCGGCGGGCTACGCCCTGCTGGCcctgaaggaggtggaggagatcgGCCTGCTGCTGCCCCAG GTCGAGGAGTCCGTGCTGAACCTGGTCAAGTTCCTCAACCTGGTCCGCCTCGTAGCCTTTTCGCCATTCACGTCGGCCCAGAGCGCGCTGGACAACGCCAATGCCGTCTCCGAGG GTGTGGTGCACGAAGACTTACGTCTGCTGCTGGAAACCAACCTCCCAGCCAAGAAGAAGAAGGTGGTGCTGGGGGTCGGGGACCCCAAGATCGGAGCCGCGatccaggaggagctgggttatcAGTGCCAGACGGGGGGCGTGGTGGCCGAAATCCTCAGAG GTATCCGGCTGCATTTCCCGTCCCTGGTGAAGGGTCTGACGGCCGCCTCGGCCTCCAAGGCCCAGCTGGGCCTCGGCCACAGCTACTCCCGCTCCAAGGTCAAGTTCAACGTCAACCGGGTGGACAACATGATCATCCAGGCCATCAGCCTGCTGGACCAGCTGGAAAAGGACATCAACACCTTCTCCATGCGCGTCCG GGAGTGGTACGGCTATCACTTCCCCGAGCTGGTGCGCATCGTCAGCGACAGCGCTTCCTACTGCCGCCTGGCCCAGCTCATCGGCTGCCGGCGGGAACTCAgcgaggagaagctggaggcgcTGGAGGAGGTGACGATGGACAGCGCCAAGGCCCAGGCCATCCTGGACGCCTCCCGTTCTTCCATGG GCATGGACATCTCCCCCATCGACCTCATCAACATCGAGAGCTTCTCGCGGCGGGTCGTGTCGCTGTCCGAGTACCGGCTCGGCCTCCTGCAGTACCTGTGCTCCAAGATGAACCAGGTGGCTCCCAGCCTGGCCGCCCTCATCGGCGAGGTG GTGGGCGCCCGCCTGATCTCCCACGCCGGCAGCCTGACCAGCCTGGCCAAGTATCCCGCGTCCACGGTGCAGATCCTGGGGGCCGAGAAGGCCTTGTTCAG GGCCCTGAAGACGCGGGGGAACACCCCCAAGTACGGGCTCATCTTCCACTCGACCTTCATCGGCCGGGCGGCCGCCAAGAACAAGGGCCGCATCTCCCGCTACCTGGCCAACAAGTGCAGCATCGCCGCCCGCATCGACTGCTTCTCGG AGGTGCCCACCAGCGTGTTCGGGGAGAAGCTGCGTGAGCAGGTGGAGGAGCGGCTGTCCTTCTACGAGACCGGAGAGCCGCCCCGCAAGAACCTGGACGTGATGAAGGAGGCCGTGTTGCAG GCCGGGGAGGTGGTGGCCGAGGTGCGCAGGAAGCTGGCCAAGAAAGAGAAGAAGCGGTTGAAGAAGCAGCGGCGACTCCAGGCCGCGGCGGCCGAAGACGGCGGGGACGTCCCCGAGGCCAACGGCGAG GAGACGGGACAGAAAcgcaagaagaaaaagaagcggGGCTCGGAGCCCGAGGAGAacggagtggaggaggaggaggaactggagacCCCCAAACCCAAGAAGAGGAGGAAGTCGGAACCCCCCACAGAAGACCCGGAGCCGCCCCCTCCTaagaaaagcaaaaagaaaaaggcCCGGGCCCAGTCCGAAGAGGACTGA
- the NOP56 gene encoding nucleolar protein 56 isoform X2 has translation MVEESVLNLVKFLNLVRLVAFSPFTSAQSALDNANAVSEGVVHEDLRLLLETNLPAKKKKVVLGVGDPKIGAAIQEELGYQCQTGGVVAEILRGIRLHFPSLVKGLTAASASKAQLGLGHSYSRSKVKFNVNRVDNMIIQAISLLDQLEKDINTFSMRVREWYGYHFPELVRIVSDSASYCRLAQLIGCRRELSEEKLEALEEVTMDSAKAQAILDASRSSMGMDISPIDLINIESFSRRVVSLSEYRLGLLQYLCSKMNQVAPSLAALIGEVVGARLISHAGSLTSLAKYPASTVQILGAEKALFRALKTRGNTPKYGLIFHSTFIGRAAAKNKGRISRYLANKCSIAARIDCFSEVPTSVFGEKLREQVEERLSFYETGEPPRKNLDVMKEAVLQAGEVVAEVRRKLAKKEKKRLKKQRRLQAAAAEDGGDVPEANGEETGQKRKKKKKRGSEPEENGVEEEEELETPKPKKRRKSEPPTEDPEPPPPKKSKKKKARAQSEED, from the exons ATG GTCGAGGAGTCCGTGCTGAACCTGGTCAAGTTCCTCAACCTGGTCCGCCTCGTAGCCTTTTCGCCATTCACGTCGGCCCAGAGCGCGCTGGACAACGCCAATGCCGTCTCCGAGG GTGTGGTGCACGAAGACTTACGTCTGCTGCTGGAAACCAACCTCCCAGCCAAGAAGAAGAAGGTGGTGCTGGGGGTCGGGGACCCCAAGATCGGAGCCGCGatccaggaggagctgggttatcAGTGCCAGACGGGGGGCGTGGTGGCCGAAATCCTCAGAG GTATCCGGCTGCATTTCCCGTCCCTGGTGAAGGGTCTGACGGCCGCCTCGGCCTCCAAGGCCCAGCTGGGCCTCGGCCACAGCTACTCCCGCTCCAAGGTCAAGTTCAACGTCAACCGGGTGGACAACATGATCATCCAGGCCATCAGCCTGCTGGACCAGCTGGAAAAGGACATCAACACCTTCTCCATGCGCGTCCG GGAGTGGTACGGCTATCACTTCCCCGAGCTGGTGCGCATCGTCAGCGACAGCGCTTCCTACTGCCGCCTGGCCCAGCTCATCGGCTGCCGGCGGGAACTCAgcgaggagaagctggaggcgcTGGAGGAGGTGACGATGGACAGCGCCAAGGCCCAGGCCATCCTGGACGCCTCCCGTTCTTCCATGG GCATGGACATCTCCCCCATCGACCTCATCAACATCGAGAGCTTCTCGCGGCGGGTCGTGTCGCTGTCCGAGTACCGGCTCGGCCTCCTGCAGTACCTGTGCTCCAAGATGAACCAGGTGGCTCCCAGCCTGGCCGCCCTCATCGGCGAGGTG GTGGGCGCCCGCCTGATCTCCCACGCCGGCAGCCTGACCAGCCTGGCCAAGTATCCCGCGTCCACGGTGCAGATCCTGGGGGCCGAGAAGGCCTTGTTCAG GGCCCTGAAGACGCGGGGGAACACCCCCAAGTACGGGCTCATCTTCCACTCGACCTTCATCGGCCGGGCGGCCGCCAAGAACAAGGGCCGCATCTCCCGCTACCTGGCCAACAAGTGCAGCATCGCCGCCCGCATCGACTGCTTCTCGG AGGTGCCCACCAGCGTGTTCGGGGAGAAGCTGCGTGAGCAGGTGGAGGAGCGGCTGTCCTTCTACGAGACCGGAGAGCCGCCCCGCAAGAACCTGGACGTGATGAAGGAGGCCGTGTTGCAG GCCGGGGAGGTGGTGGCCGAGGTGCGCAGGAAGCTGGCCAAGAAAGAGAAGAAGCGGTTGAAGAAGCAGCGGCGACTCCAGGCCGCGGCGGCCGAAGACGGCGGGGACGTCCCCGAGGCCAACGGCGAG GAGACGGGACAGAAAcgcaagaagaaaaagaagcggGGCTCGGAGCCCGAGGAGAacggagtggaggaggaggaggaactggagacCCCCAAACCCAAGAAGAGGAGGAAGTCGGAACCCCCCACAGAAGACCCGGAGCCGCCCCCTCCTaagaaaagcaaaaagaaaaaggcCCGGGCCCAGTCCGAAGAGGACTGA